In Patulibacter sp. SYSU D01012, a single window of DNA contains:
- the ilvD gene encoding dihydroxy-acid dehydratase: protein MPPLRSRTVTHGRNMAGARSLMRASGVDAADIGRKPIVAVANSYTQFVPGHTHLAPVGTIVCDAVKAAGGIAREFNTIAVDDGIAMGHGGMLYSLPSRDLIADSVEYMVQAHCADALICISNCDKITPGMLNAALRLNIPTVFVSGGPMEGGTATLVDGTVRKRLNLVTAIAEAVADEVSDEDIAIIEEHACPTCGSCSGMFTANSMNCLTEALGLSLPGNGSTLATHTARKALYEDAGRTVVELCSRYYDGDDDSVLPRNVATREAFENAMALDIAMGGSTNTVLHLLAAAQEAELDFTMQDIDELSKRVPCLCKVAPNGTYLMEDVHRAGGIPAILGELHRGGLLHDDVHAVHAPNLTQWLAEWDVRGPKPSERALDLFHAAPGCKRSAQAFSQSERWESLDTDAADGCIHDIEHAYSLDGGLAILYGNLAVRGCVVKTAGVDESILTFTGPAVVVESQEEAVDVILGGGVKEGDVVVIRYEGPRGGPGMQEMLYPTSYLKGRGLGAACALITDGRFSGGTSGLSIGHVSPEAASGGAIALVENGDTIAIDIPNRRIELQVDNAELAHRRERLESAGGYVPAARDRVVSPALRAYAAMATSADTGAMRDVNAVERAVAAAAEARNNAGIAGD from the coding sequence AGCCGATCGTCGCGGTCGCGAACTCGTACACCCAGTTCGTCCCCGGCCACACGCACCTGGCGCCCGTCGGCACGATCGTCTGCGACGCGGTGAAGGCCGCGGGCGGCATCGCGCGCGAGTTCAACACGATCGCCGTCGACGACGGCATCGCGATGGGCCACGGCGGCATGCTCTACTCGCTGCCCTCGCGCGACCTGATCGCCGACTCCGTCGAGTACATGGTGCAGGCGCACTGCGCGGATGCGCTGATCTGCATCAGCAACTGCGACAAGATCACGCCGGGCATGCTGAACGCCGCGCTGCGGCTCAACATCCCGACCGTGTTCGTCTCCGGCGGCCCGATGGAGGGCGGCACCGCGACCCTGGTCGACGGCACCGTCCGCAAGCGCCTGAACCTCGTCACCGCGATCGCCGAGGCCGTCGCCGACGAGGTCTCGGACGAGGACATCGCCATCATCGAGGAGCACGCGTGCCCCACGTGCGGGTCGTGCTCGGGGATGTTCACCGCCAACTCGATGAACTGCCTGACCGAGGCCCTCGGCCTGTCGCTGCCGGGCAACGGCTCCACGCTGGCCACGCACACCGCCCGCAAGGCGCTGTACGAGGACGCCGGGCGCACCGTCGTCGAGCTCTGCTCCCGCTACTACGACGGCGACGACGACTCCGTGCTGCCGCGCAACGTCGCGACGCGCGAGGCGTTCGAGAACGCGATGGCGCTCGACATCGCCATGGGCGGGTCGACGAACACCGTGCTGCACCTGCTCGCCGCCGCGCAGGAGGCCGAGCTGGACTTCACGATGCAGGACATCGACGAGCTGTCCAAACGCGTCCCGTGCCTGTGCAAGGTCGCGCCGAACGGCACGTACCTGATGGAGGACGTGCACCGTGCGGGCGGCATCCCGGCGATCCTCGGCGAGCTGCACCGCGGCGGCCTGCTGCACGACGACGTCCACGCCGTCCACGCGCCGAACCTGACGCAGTGGCTGGCGGAGTGGGACGTCCGCGGCCCCAAGCCGTCCGAGCGCGCGCTGGACCTGTTCCACGCCGCCCCCGGCTGCAAGCGCTCCGCGCAGGCGTTCTCGCAGTCCGAGCGCTGGGAGTCGCTGGACACGGACGCCGCCGACGGCTGCATCCACGACATCGAGCACGCCTACTCGCTCGACGGCGGCCTGGCCATCCTCTACGGCAACCTCGCCGTGCGCGGCTGCGTCGTCAAGACCGCCGGCGTCGACGAGTCGATCCTGACCTTCACCGGCCCCGCGGTCGTCGTCGAGTCGCAGGAGGAGGCCGTCGACGTCATCCTCGGCGGCGGCGTGAAGGAGGGCGACGTCGTCGTCATCCGCTACGAGGGCCCCCGCGGCGGTCCGGGCATGCAGGAGATGCTCTACCCGACCTCGTACCTGAAGGGCCGCGGGCTGGGCGCCGCGTGCGCGCTGATCACCGACGGCCGCTTCTCGGGCGGCACGTCCGGCCTGTCGATCGGCCACGTCTCGCCCGAGGCCGCGTCCGGCGGCGCGATCGCGCTGGTGGAGAACGGCGACACGATCGCCATCGACATCCCGAACCGCCGCATCGAGCTGCAGGTCGACAACGCCGAGCTGGCCCACCGCCGCGAGCGCCTGGAGTCCGCCGGCGGCTACGTCCCGGCGGCCCGCGACCGCGTCGTCTCCCCCGCCCTGCGCGCCTACGCCGCGATGGCGACGTCGGCCGACACCGGCGCGATGCGCGACGTCAACGCCGTGGAGCGCGCCGTGGCCGCGGCCGCCGAGGCGCGCAACAACGCGGGGATCGCGGGGGACTGA